A single genomic interval of Aegicerativicinus sediminis harbors:
- a CDS encoding MATE family efflux transporter, which translates to MAKVSAKDLGEQPIGKLLVRQAVPASIGILVMSLNILIDTIFVGNWIGPIAIAAINVVLPVSFFIAALGMAIGIGGSSIISRALGADNYEKAKKVFGNQLTLTLLFTVTLASIGLVYVDSIIPAFGGKGDIFDPAKIYYVIVLYGVPFLGLCMMGNTVIRAEGKPKFAMYAMLIPSVGNLILDYLFINVFDWGMEGAAWATTGSYLLCFVFILWFFLSGRSELKINSKHFMLSSEVVSEIGSLGFVTLARQAVVSITYLLVNNILFHLGGEISVTVYAIIGRMLMFALFPVFGITQGFLPIAGFNYGAALYPRVRKSINTAIIYASLLAFMVFILLMIFPHTITRLFTDNKEVLSETPTAMRWVFAATPIIALQLIGSAYFQAIGKAIPALLLTLTRQGFFFIPLVLILPRIYGEIGVWISFPISDLLATLVTAYFLNREIRKTLKYST; encoded by the coding sequence GTGGCAAAAGTTTCCGCGAAAGATTTAGGCGAACAACCCATAGGAAAATTATTGGTGAGACAGGCAGTTCCGGCATCCATTGGGATACTGGTAATGTCTTTAAACATACTTATTGATACTATCTTCGTAGGCAACTGGATTGGGCCTATAGCTATTGCTGCAATTAATGTAGTACTACCCGTTTCCTTTTTTATTGCAGCTTTGGGTATGGCTATTGGTATTGGAGGTTCTTCCATAATTTCTAGGGCCCTTGGAGCTGATAATTATGAGAAAGCCAAAAAGGTTTTCGGCAATCAATTAACGCTCACCTTATTATTTACCGTTACCCTTGCTTCAATTGGATTGGTATATGTCGACTCTATTATTCCGGCATTTGGTGGAAAAGGTGATATTTTCGATCCAGCCAAAATATATTATGTAATAGTACTATACGGGGTTCCATTCTTAGGCTTGTGTATGATGGGTAACACAGTTATTCGTGCTGAAGGGAAACCCAAATTTGCAATGTATGCAATGTTAATACCTTCTGTAGGAAATTTGATTTTAGATTATCTATTTATCAATGTATTTGATTGGGGTATGGAAGGTGCAGCCTGGGCCACAACAGGATCATATTTGTTATGTTTTGTTTTCATTTTATGGTTTTTCCTTTCTGGTCGCTCTGAACTGAAGATCAATTCAAAACATTTTATGCTTTCTTCTGAAGTTGTATCAGAAATAGGGTCTTTAGGTTTTGTTACTCTAGCAAGGCAGGCAGTTGTTAGTATTACATATTTGTTAGTAAATAATATACTATTTCATCTTGGAGGGGAAATCTCAGTTACGGTTTACGCGATCATTGGTCGTATGTTAATGTTTGCTCTGTTTCCTGTATTTGGTATAACACAAGGTTTTCTGCCAATTGCAGGTTTTAATTATGGAGCAGCATTATATCCGAGGGTTAGAAAAAGTATCAATACTGCCATTATTTATGCGTCTTTATTGGCGTTTATGGTATTTATATTGCTCATGATTTTCCCTCATACAATAACACGTTTGTTTACCGATAACAAAGAGGTTCTTTCAGAAACTCCTACAGCTATGAGGTGGGTTTTTGCAGCTACCCCTATAATTGCGCTTCAATTGATAGGTTCTGCGTATTTCCAAGCAATTGGAAAGGCCATTCCCGCTTTATTGCTAACATTGACCAGACAAGGATTTTTCTTTATACCATTAGTGCTAATACTTCCAAGAATCTACGGGGAAATAGGTGTTTGGATCTCCTTCCCGATTTCCGATTTACTTGCTACCTTAGTGACAGCGTATTTTCTAAACCGAGAAATTCGAAAAACCTTAAAATATTCAACTTAA
- a CDS encoding WD40/YVTN/BNR-like repeat-containing protein, protein MNTIFKTLILCFFIVSFSVVGQSRKKTASQPESKEPLYEALEYRLIGPFRGGRSAAVTGVEGESNLFYFGSTGGGVWRTTDGGRSWDNISDGYFGGSIGSVEVAPSDHNVIYVGGGEKTVRGNVSSGYGIFKTVDAGKTWTSMGLENSRHIPRIQVHPRDFNTVYAAVLGNIYKPTQDRGVYKSNDGGKTWKKVLYVNDQAGAVDLILDPNNPRIIYASTWRVQRTPYSLSSGGDGSALWKSTDSGETWSEISKNEGFPKDTLGIIGVTVSPKNSDRVWAIVENKEKGGVYRSDDGGKTWQHINDDRSLRQRAWYYTRIYADTQDEDVVYVMNVSYHKSKDGGKTFSRSNAPHGDHHDLWIAPENPNRMIIADDGGAQISYDGGETWSTYHNQPTAQFYRVTTDNAFPYRIYAAQQDNSTIRINHRSDGYAITEDDWESTAGGESAHITVDPTNDDIVYGGSYGGFLTRVNHKTGSTRAVNVWPDNPMGYGAEGMKYRFQWNFPIMFSKHDPKKLYTFSNHVHLTTNEGQSWKLLSDDLTRNDPEKLKSSGGPITQDNTGVEYYATIFAANESPLNEGLLWVGSDDGLIHVTKNGGETWTNATPKGMPEWSMINSIEPSAFDEGTCYVAATRYKLGDFKPYLYKTTDYGQSWQLITDGIDNEHFTRVLREDPNQKGLLYAGTESGMYISFNDGKNWDSFQLNLPIVPITDLCIKDNDLIVATQGRSLWIIDDLTVLHQLGNKKIGETSLFVPQKTYRTKGGSGRGASNTNGQNHPAGVMTYYYLPQVNEKDSISLTYLTKTGDTIKTYSNFSKENKLEPKKGSNRFVWDTEYKGATDFPGMILWWGNLSGARAVPGNYKVSLNVNGTTQTESFEIVADPRSEMSVADMQKQFDFVKDVNNTVDKAHKAIKKIKNINTQLTEFSKQYKDNSNTKELVEKAKTLKEKFTEVEEALYQTKNRSNQDPLNFPIKLTNKLAHLNSLVTIDDFPPTDQDIAVKNELTAKINKQLDVFNELISQEIKEFNSEFNKLNLNYLFVED, encoded by the coding sequence ATGAATACCATTTTCAAAACCCTTATTCTTTGTTTTTTCATTGTTTCATTTTCCGTTGTGGGGCAATCAAGAAAGAAAACTGCGTCCCAACCCGAATCTAAAGAACCATTATATGAAGCCTTGGAATACCGATTAATTGGTCCGTTTCGTGGTGGCCGTTCGGCAGCCGTAACTGGAGTGGAAGGAGAGTCCAATCTGTTTTATTTTGGTTCTACTGGGGGAGGTGTTTGGCGTACTACCGATGGTGGCCGTTCGTGGGATAATATTTCAGACGGATACTTTGGTGGTAGTATAGGTTCAGTGGAAGTAGCGCCTAGTGATCATAATGTTATTTATGTTGGTGGAGGCGAAAAAACAGTAAGGGGAAATGTCTCTTCTGGATATGGAATTTTTAAAACAGTTGATGCAGGTAAAACATGGACTTCAATGGGATTAGAAAATTCTAGACATATCCCAAGAATACAAGTTCACCCTAGAGATTTCAATACTGTTTATGCTGCTGTATTGGGGAATATTTACAAGCCAACACAGGATAGAGGGGTATATAAAAGTAACGATGGAGGCAAAACCTGGAAAAAGGTATTATATGTAAACGACCAAGCAGGTGCTGTAGATTTAATACTCGATCCAAACAATCCAAGAATTATTTATGCCTCCACTTGGAGGGTTCAACGTACGCCCTATAGTTTAAGTAGTGGAGGGGATGGGTCAGCATTATGGAAAAGTACCGATTCTGGGGAAACATGGAGTGAGATTTCAAAAAATGAGGGATTTCCTAAAGATACTTTGGGGATTATTGGCGTAACTGTCTCTCCTAAAAATTCAGATAGAGTTTGGGCCATAGTAGAAAATAAGGAAAAAGGTGGCGTTTACAGAAGTGATGATGGTGGTAAAACATGGCAACATATCAATGACGACCGTAGCTTACGTCAGAGAGCATGGTATTATACTCGTATCTATGCAGATACTCAAGATGAAGATGTTGTATATGTAATGAATGTATCTTACCATAAATCTAAGGATGGTGGTAAAACATTCAGTAGAAGTAATGCGCCACATGGAGATCATCACGATTTATGGATTGCCCCAGAGAATCCTAATAGAATGATAATTGCAGATGATGGAGGGGCGCAAATTTCCTATGATGGAGGAGAAACTTGGAGTACCTACCACAATCAACCAACAGCACAATTTTATAGGGTTACAACGGACAACGCTTTCCCTTATAGGATTTATGCCGCACAACAAGACAATTCAACAATTCGAATAAATCACCGCAGTGATGGTTATGCTATTACAGAAGATGATTGGGAATCGACTGCAGGAGGAGAATCCGCCCATATTACTGTAGATCCTACAAATGACGATATTGTTTATGGAGGCAGTTATGGAGGTTTTCTAACACGTGTAAATCACAAAACTGGCTCGACGAGAGCAGTAAATGTATGGCCAGACAACCCTATGGGTTATGGGGCAGAAGGCATGAAATATCGCTTTCAATGGAATTTCCCTATTATGTTTAGCAAGCATGATCCTAAAAAATTATACACTTTTAGCAACCACGTGCATCTTACTACAAATGAAGGTCAAAGTTGGAAATTGCTCAGTGATGATCTTACCAGAAATGATCCAGAAAAGCTAAAGTCATCTGGCGGTCCAATTACCCAAGATAATACTGGCGTTGAATATTATGCTACCATTTTTGCGGCCAATGAAAGTCCATTGAATGAAGGATTGTTGTGGGTAGGAAGTGATGATGGGTTAATTCATGTTACCAAAAATGGCGGTGAGACTTGGACCAATGCTACCCCTAAAGGAATGCCAGAATGGAGTATGATTAACAGTATTGAGCCAAGCGCTTTCGATGAAGGTACCTGCTATGTTGCAGCAACCCGATATAAGTTGGGTGATTTTAAGCCTTATTTATATAAAACGACAGACTACGGCCAAAGTTGGCAATTAATTACCGATGGCATAGACAATGAACATTTTACCCGAGTTTTAAGAGAAGATCCTAACCAAAAAGGATTGTTATATGCGGGTACCGAATCAGGTATGTACATTTCATTTAATGATGGCAAAAACTGGGACAGTTTTCAATTGAATTTGCCAATAGTCCCCATAACAGATTTGTGTATAAAAGATAATGATCTCATAGTGGCAACTCAAGGAAGGAGCCTTTGGATTATTGATGATCTGACGGTATTGCATCAGCTTGGGAATAAAAAAATAGGAGAGACATCTTTGTTTGTTCCTCAAAAAACCTATCGAACAAAGGGGGGTTCCGGTAGAGGTGCTTCAAATACCAATGGTCAAAATCATCCAGCTGGTGTTATGACCTATTACTATTTACCGCAGGTAAACGAAAAAGACAGCATTTCTTTAACCTATCTTACTAAGACAGGGGATACTATTAAAACCTATAGCAATTTTTCAAAAGAGAATAAATTGGAACCAAAGAAAGGGAGTAATCGATTTGTTTGGGATACTGAATATAAAGGAGCCACGGACTTTCCAGGTATGATTTTATGGTGGGGAAATCTTTCAGGGGCTAGGGCTGTTCCTGGTAATTACAAAGTGAGTTTGAACGTGAATGGAACTACACAGACAGAATCTTTTGAGATCGTTGCAGATCCTCGATCGGAAATGAGTGTAGCAGATATGCAAAAGCAATTCGATTTTGTTAAAGATGTCAACAATACGGTAGATAAGGCGCATAAGGCAATTAAAAAAATTAAAAATATAAATACCCAGTTGACGGAGTTTAGTAAGCAGTATAAAGACAATTCCAACACAAAAGAGCTAGTAGAAAAGGCAAAAACCTTAAAGGAAAAATTCACCGAGGTTGAGGAAGCTCTATATCAAACTAAAAATAGAAGTAACCAAGATCCATTGAATTTTCCGATTAAACTCACCAATAAGTTGGCCCATTTAAATAGTCTTGTTACCATTGATGATTTTCCGCCAACGGATCAGGATATAGCCGTTAAAAATGAATTAACCGCTAAGATTAATAAACAGCTAGATGTATTTAACGAGCTGATTTCTCAGGAGATTAAAGAGTTTAATTCTGAATTTAATAAGTTAAATCTCAATTATCTTTTTGTTGAAGATTAA
- a CDS encoding CopD family protein gives MSEYYNYIKAIHLIFVVTWFAGLFYIPRLFVYQIEAFDKPSPDKEILGAQLKLMARRLWHIITWPSAILATVFGLWLLVIIPGWLNQGWMQIKLVFVVLLIIYHIKTHIMFKELQQDKVNYSSNFMRLWNEGATIVLFAVVFLVILKSTIGWVFGVFGLLGLMVFLILGFKLYKRLRSKNPNL, from the coding sequence ATGTCGGAGTATTATAATTACATTAAAGCCATACACCTCATTTTTGTTGTAACATGGTTTGCAGGTCTATTTTATATTCCTAGACTGTTTGTTTACCAAATAGAGGCATTTGATAAGCCATCTCCTGACAAGGAAATTTTAGGAGCACAATTAAAATTGATGGCAAGGCGTCTTTGGCATATTATCACATGGCCATCCGCCATTTTGGCGACCGTTTTTGGTCTATGGTTGTTAGTAATAATTCCAGGTTGGCTCAATCAAGGGTGGATGCAAATAAAATTGGTCTTTGTGGTACTTCTTATTATTTATCATATTAAAACCCATATAATGTTTAAGGAACTACAACAGGATAAGGTTAACTATAGTAGTAATTTTATGCGTCTTTGGAACGAAGGCGCTACCATAGTTTTATTTGCTGTAGTATTCTTAGTGATTTTAAAAAGTACCATAGGTTGGGTTTTTGGGGTTTTTGGATTACTTGGTCTAATGGTCTTTTTGATACTTGGATTTAAACTTTATAAGCGGCTTAGAAGTAAAAATCCAAATTTGTAA
- a CDS encoding sensor histidine kinase produces the protein MILLIIIASVLIAGVTIYQYNEEAYDYHKERLERKEENIRQSIYYTLKETTWPPTAENIPLIFKDEIYKIAEIHKLQINLYDLDGELLKSSRANISNDTINKCLPAEVLNALANTVEHRYVEKNELNGETYQSSYTYVTDNKFKRLAILNLPYLENDNFLQKELNEFLKRLFYAYIVMIIVAVVTAFYLSKYITLSLKTISDKINATRLEKRNQKITINSSSEEINTLVKSYNSMIDELEESAIKLATNERERAWREMAKQVAHEIKNPLTPMRLSVQSFQRKFDPEDPEIENKVNDFSKTLIQQIDTMSSIASAFSNFAEMPAQKNETLNVVKIVKLALDIFNEDYIEFLSEKEEIVAKFDRTQLIRVVTNLVKNGIQAIPADHIRPPKIVVQVSELGDNVRIEVSDNGLGISDENKEKIFEPKFTTKTSGMGLGLAMVKNIVETYQGIISFTTQKGKGTVFSVIFPKAIHNT, from the coding sequence ATGATTTTATTGATCATTATTGCCTCAGTACTTATTGCGGGTGTCACTATTTACCAATATAATGAGGAGGCCTACGATTACCACAAAGAGCGTCTTGAGCGAAAAGAGGAAAATATTCGGCAGAGTATATACTATACCTTAAAAGAAACCACCTGGCCGCCAACCGCAGAAAATATTCCTCTAATTTTTAAGGATGAGATTTATAAAATAGCTGAAATCCATAAACTTCAAATAAATCTATACGACTTAGATGGGGAACTTCTTAAATCTTCAAGAGCCAATATTTCTAACGACACAATAAACAAATGTTTGCCTGCTGAGGTATTAAATGCGTTGGCAAATACGGTTGAACATCGCTACGTGGAGAAAAATGAATTAAATGGAGAAACCTATCAATCCTCATATACGTATGTAACGGACAACAAGTTTAAGCGATTGGCTATTCTCAATCTGCCTTATTTGGAAAATGATAATTTCCTTCAGAAGGAATTAAACGAATTCTTAAAGAGGCTTTTTTACGCGTACATTGTAATGATAATTGTAGCGGTAGTTACTGCCTTTTATTTATCCAAATACATTACGCTCTCTTTAAAAACTATCAGTGATAAAATAAACGCAACTAGATTGGAGAAACGAAACCAAAAAATCACCATAAATTCTAGTAGCGAGGAGATAAATACCCTTGTTAAGTCATATAATAGCATGATCGATGAACTGGAAGAGAGTGCAATAAAACTTGCCACCAACGAAAGGGAACGGGCCTGGAGAGAAATGGCAAAACAAGTTGCGCACGAGATTAAGAATCCGTTGACGCCTATGCGGCTTAGTGTTCAGAGTTTTCAGAGAAAATTTGATCCGGAAGATCCTGAAATAGAAAATAAGGTAAATGATTTTAGTAAGACTTTAATTCAACAGATTGACACCATGAGTTCTATTGCTTCGGCTTTTTCCAATTTTGCGGAAATGCCGGCACAAAAGAATGAAACCTTAAATGTGGTGAAAATTGTGAAGTTGGCATTGGATATATTCAATGAGGATTATATCGAATTCCTGTCAGAAAAAGAGGAAATAGTCGCCAAGTTCGATCGCACTCAACTAATAAGGGTGGTTACCAATTTGGTTAAAAATGGTATACAGGCAATACCTGCAGACCATATTCGTCCGCCAAAAATTGTTGTTCAAGTTTCAGAGCTTGGAGATAATGTGCGTATCGAAGTTTCAGATAATGGTCTTGGTATTTCAGATGAAAACAAGGAGAAGATATTCGAGCCGAAATTTACCACCAAAACCAGTGGAATGGGCCTAGGTTTGGCTATGGTAAAGAACATAGTGGAAACTTATCAAGGCATAATATCATTTACAACACAAAAAGGGAAAGGTACCGTATTCTCTGTAATCTTCCCTAAAGCAATCCATAATACTTAA
- a CDS encoding enoyl-CoA hydratase/isomerase family protein, whose protein sequence is MSYSNILLEEVNGIGTIKINRPKKLNALNVETIRELHEAFKYCNDKKSITVIILIGEGEKAFVAGADISEFAHYDVEKGTQLSAKGQKLLFDYVEQLSTPVICCINGFALGGGLELAMSCHIRLASTNAKMGLPETSLGVIPGYGGTQRLTQLVGKGRALEMILTAGMIDSNQALTYGLVNHVTTLEELQPLAEKIASKIQNNSPSAIASAIRAVNAGQDKSLNGYEVEISEFGKCFGTEDFKEGTTAFLEKRKAKFNGN, encoded by the coding sequence ATGAGTTACAGTAATATTTTATTAGAAGAAGTTAATGGCATCGGCACGATTAAGATTAATCGGCCTAAAAAATTAAATGCCTTAAATGTGGAAACTATTAGGGAATTGCATGAGGCGTTCAAGTATTGTAATGACAAAAAAAGCATTACTGTGATTATATTAATTGGGGAAGGTGAAAAGGCCTTTGTGGCGGGTGCAGATATTAGTGAGTTTGCCCATTATGATGTGGAAAAAGGAACCCAGCTTTCTGCTAAAGGACAAAAGTTGCTTTTCGATTATGTTGAGCAATTAAGTACTCCTGTTATTTGCTGTATTAATGGATTTGCACTCGGGGGTGGATTAGAGTTGGCAATGTCTTGCCACATTCGTTTGGCGAGTACAAATGCCAAAATGGGACTTCCAGAGACATCACTTGGAGTAATACCCGGTTACGGTGGTACTCAAAGATTAACCCAGTTGGTTGGTAAGGGAAGAGCCTTAGAAATGATTTTAACTGCCGGCATGATCGATTCTAATCAGGCATTAACATATGGTTTAGTGAATCATGTAACTACTTTGGAAGAATTACAACCACTTGCTGAAAAAATTGCCTCCAAAATTCAAAATAATTCGCCATCCGCCATAGCTTCGGCAATAAGGGCAGTAAATGCTGGACAGGATAAATCGCTTAATGGTTATGAAGTGGAAATTTCTGAATTTGGTAAATGCTTTGGAACTGAAGATTTTAAGGAAGGCACCACTGCATTCTTAGAAAAGAGGAAGGCCAAATTCAATGGAAATTAA
- a CDS encoding YceI family protein → MKTISLILLLTFSFLLKEKAPIETFMGPISEAYLIMPGSKLTIVGSTNINDFECKFDIAELTEPVVIDYNENNQVLKFSKAALKLRNKSFDCGSRPINKDFLSLLKTENYPEITLKLKEIFWKEDPTKVNAVAEIEIAGIRKTYNVNVKASNENNLVVSGLLNLNIEDFNLKAPKKVLGLIVVEKIIDIKFILNLSPYG, encoded by the coding sequence ATGAAAACCATTAGCCTCATTTTACTTTTAACTTTCAGCTTTCTTTTAAAAGAAAAAGCACCTATTGAAACTTTTATGGGGCCTATCTCTGAGGCATATCTCATTATGCCTGGAAGTAAGTTAACCATAGTTGGTAGTACCAATATCAACGATTTTGAATGCAAATTTGATATCGCTGAATTAACTGAACCTGTAGTTATAGATTATAATGAAAACAACCAGGTCTTAAAATTTTCTAAAGCGGCCTTGAAATTAAGGAACAAATCGTTTGATTGTGGGAGCAGGCCCATTAATAAGGATTTCCTATCTCTGCTTAAAACCGAAAATTATCCAGAGATTACTCTTAAACTAAAAGAAATTTTTTGGAAAGAAGACCCAACCAAAGTTAATGCGGTTGCTGAAATTGAAATTGCCGGAATTAGAAAAACATACAATGTAAATGTAAAAGCATCCAATGAAAATAACCTAGTTGTTTCAGGGTTGTTAAATCTAAATATTGAAGATTTTAATTTAAAAGCTCCTAAAAAGGTTTTGGGTTTAATTGTGGTTGAAAAGATTATTGATATAAAATTTATCCTTAATCTTTCTCCTTATGGTTGA
- a CDS encoding YceI family protein — MKPILNIQLKGIFLLAILILSSNYLLAQQYSKVGQGSNVTIEGTSNLHDWEMTSNSYSVTLLFDQANSNLVTKLSAVIPAESLKSGKKGMDKNAYKALNTDKHKNISFEMTSVDQAIDKGTGVYELKTKGNLTINGVKKNIPLTITLKNNGTSISLSGSTVFNMTEYKVEPPTALFGTVTTGDKLTIKFKTILNN; from the coding sequence ATGAAACCAATTTTAAACATACAACTCAAAGGAATTTTTCTCCTCGCCATATTGATTTTGAGCAGTAATTATTTGCTCGCTCAACAATATTCAAAAGTCGGACAAGGTTCAAACGTTACTATTGAAGGTACATCAAACTTGCACGACTGGGAAATGACCTCGAATAGTTATAGTGTAACACTATTATTCGACCAAGCCAACTCAAACCTGGTAACAAAATTATCAGCCGTAATACCTGCAGAAAGCCTAAAAAGTGGTAAAAAAGGAATGGATAAAAATGCTTACAAAGCTTTAAATACAGATAAGCATAAGAATATTTCGTTCGAAATGACTTCTGTAGATCAGGCAATTGATAAAGGAACTGGAGTTTACGAACTTAAAACCAAAGGAAATTTAACCATAAATGGAGTAAAGAAAAATATTCCTTTAACAATTACCCTAAAAAACAATGGTACTTCTATAAGCTTAAGCGGGTCTACAGTATTTAACATGACTGAATATAAAGTTGAACCACCAACTGCCTTGTTTGGAACCGTTACTACTGGAGATAAACTCACCATTAAATTCAAAACAATTTTAAATAATTAA
- a CDS encoding Gfo/Idh/MocA family protein: MKRRKFIKRTAAAGTAFSIVPSFVLGGNHIAPSDTLYIASIGVGGRGANHVSELSKSKHVKFVAFCDVDDRRAAGTYENFPNVPRFKDFRKLYEAHLKDIDAITVGTPDHLHATIALPFMKAKKHAYVEKPLAHNIAEARMLTKTAEEEGIVTQMGNQGTSSDGIRETREMIEAGLIGKVSKVDCWTNRPVWPQGMRKITEGEAVPDGLDWNLWLGPAEFRPYNSAYLPFKWRGWWDFGTGALGDMGCHIMDTPFTALQLGYPTEAEASCTTVWAGDFVEADYSEACPPSSIVRLKFEKVGNHSIDLNWYDGGLMPDYPENLKPGETIGNWDGGSIFYGDKGILVADCYSGNPRIIGKDADSYAKPNPKYPRIDGGSSGHFTNFIDACINGTPSSSPFKLAGKLTEGVLMGNLALKAYQYKVLQEGKKSTDWAPYEYPGRQKLLWDGKKMEILNYPKANEWVHGNYRDGWKLS; encoded by the coding sequence ATGAAGAGAAGAAAATTTATTAAAAGAACTGCTGCTGCGGGAACTGCATTTAGTATAGTTCCCAGTTTTGTTTTAGGAGGTAACCATATAGCCCCAAGCGACACCTTATATATAGCCAGTATTGGCGTTGGGGGAAGAGGGGCAAATCATGTAAGTGAGCTAAGTAAATCTAAACACGTTAAGTTTGTTGCCTTTTGCGATGTTGATGACAGACGGGCGGCGGGCACTTATGAAAATTTTCCGAATGTGCCCAGATTTAAGGACTTTAGAAAATTATACGAAGCCCATTTAAAAGATATCGATGCTATTACTGTAGGTACACCCGACCATTTGCATGCAACAATTGCTTTGCCCTTTATGAAAGCCAAAAAGCATGCGTATGTTGAAAAACCTTTGGCACACAATATTGCAGAGGCACGAATGTTGACCAAAACTGCAGAAGAGGAAGGTATAGTAACACAAATGGGAAATCAAGGAACCTCCTCAGACGGAATTAGGGAAACTAGGGAAATGATTGAAGCTGGTCTAATAGGAAAAGTCTCAAAAGTAGATTGTTGGACTAACCGACCTGTGTGGCCACAAGGTATGCGCAAAATTACGGAAGGTGAGGCAGTCCCTGATGGATTAGATTGGAACTTATGGTTAGGACCAGCCGAATTCCGCCCCTATAATTCTGCCTATTTACCATTTAAATGGCGTGGATGGTGGGATTTTGGCACAGGAGCTTTAGGAGATATGGGGTGTCATATTATGGATACGCCATTTACGGCCCTGCAATTAGGATATCCTACAGAAGCCGAAGCCAGCTGTACAACGGTTTGGGCCGGTGATTTTGTTGAAGCTGATTACAGTGAAGCCTGTCCACCGTCATCAATTGTTCGTCTTAAATTTGAAAAAGTAGGTAACCATTCCATCGATCTTAATTGGTACGATGGTGGACTTATGCCAGACTATCCTGAAAATTTGAAACCGGGTGAAACTATAGGTAACTGGGATGGTGGTAGTATTTTTTATGGCGACAAAGGTATTTTAGTGGCAGATTGTTACAGCGGTAATCCAAGAATTATTGGTAAAGATGCAGATTCTTATGCAAAACCTAACCCAAAGTACCCGAGAATTGACGGAGGTTCATCGGGGCATTTTACCAATTTTATAGATGCTTGTATTAATGGAACCCCTAGTTCCTCTCCATTTAAGTTAGCAGGAAAATTAACGGAGGGGGTTTTGATGGGGAATTTGGCCCTAAAAGCATATCAGTATAAGGTTTTACAGGAAGGCAAAAAATCCACGGATTGGGCGCCTTACGAATATCCTGGCCGTCAGAAACTTTTATGGGACGGAAAAAAGATGGAAATTCTCAATTATCCTAAAGCCAATGAATGGGTACACGGCAATTATAGAGATGGTTGGAAGCTTTCTTAA